The following proteins are encoded in a genomic region of Clostridium kluyveri:
- a CDS encoding NAD(P)H-dependent oxidoreductase, producing MLFLKIIVLNGSPKSQKSVTMQSMKYLEQNYENHQFEYIHTIKDIKKYEQSKEELETLCKKIGEADAVIWAFPLYYALVPSHYKRFIELIFENNLTGYFSAKYTSVFSTSIHYADIHAHNYMRAICEDLGMNYVEYLSHEMQDLTKENRRQELKLFFENLLTYVDEGLITNKLFNTLSESTFKYNPGKTDKFIHTTKKIIILTDAQKKDSNLNEMINKYKSYLQNLVEVFNLHQIDIKGPCLGCCSCAQENICVYHHKDGYRKFLDYIIKNGDIIIFAGTIKDRYLSSRFKLYYDRSFCYTHIPFLKGKQIGYIISGKLSEHQNLRQILELYTGEDRNLIGFVTDESENSDVIDKQIYTFAKMSVNYCERNYFKSETFLGVASRKLFSDAIGGNLGAIFAADYKYYKKNGLIKNISFKQKIQVKVMRYFMGKERFRKEVQKNMIDHMIAGHKKVLQKIGTK from the coding sequence GTGTTGTTTTTGAAGATAATTGTCTTAAATGGAAGTCCAAAATCACAAAAAAGCGTTACAATGCAATCAATGAAATATCTAGAACAGAATTATGAAAATCATCAATTTGAGTATATCCACACTATAAAAGATATAAAAAAATATGAGCAATCCAAGGAAGAATTAGAAACTTTATGTAAAAAAATTGGAGAAGCAGATGCTGTCATATGGGCTTTTCCACTATATTATGCCCTGGTACCTTCTCATTATAAAAGGTTTATTGAATTAATATTTGAAAATAATTTAACAGGTTATTTTTCAGCAAAATATACCAGTGTATTCTCTACTTCTATTCATTATGCAGATATTCATGCACATAATTACATGAGGGCAATATGTGAGGATCTGGGCATGAACTATGTAGAATATCTATCCCATGAAATGCAGGATTTAACAAAAGAAAATAGAAGGCAGGAACTTAAGTTATTCTTTGAAAATTTACTTACCTACGTTGATGAAGGTTTAATTACTAATAAGTTATTTAACACCTTAAGTGAAAGCACATTTAAATATAATCCAGGTAAAACAGATAAGTTTATTCATACTACTAAAAAAATAATTATTTTAACAGATGCCCAAAAAAAAGATAGTAATCTTAATGAAATGATTAATAAATATAAAAGCTATTTACAAAATTTAGTAGAAGTATTTAATCTTCATCAGATAGATATAAAAGGTCCTTGTTTAGGCTGCTGCAGCTGCGCCCAAGAAAATATATGTGTTTACCACCACAAGGATGGTTACCGAAAATTTTTAGATTATATTATTAAAAATGGAGATATAATTATTTTTGCCGGCACTATAAAAGATAGGTATTTATCCTCACGTTTTAAACTTTATTATGATAGAAGCTTTTGCTACACCCATATTCCTTTCTTAAAGGGTAAACAAATAGGTTATATTATTTCTGGAAAATTAAGTGAACACCAAAATTTAAGACAAATATTAGAGTTATATACTGGAGAAGACAGAAATTTAATCGGATTTGTCACTGATGAAAGTGAAAACAGTGATGTTATAGATAAGCAAATATACACCTTTGCTAAAATGAGTGTAAATTACTGTGAAAGAAATTATTTTAAATCCGAAACCTTTTTAGGCGTAGCCTCAAGAAAATTGTTCTCCGATGCCATAGGAGGCAACTTAGGAGCCATATTTGCAGCTGATTATAAATACTATAAAAAAAATGGACTGATAAAAAACATATCCTTTAAGCAAAAAATACAGGTGAAAGTTATGAGATACTTTATGGGCAAAGAAAGATTCAGGAAAGAAGTACAAAAAAATATGATTGATCATATGATTGCAGGCCATAAAAAAGTTCTTCAAAAAATAGGTACTAAGTAA
- a CDS encoding 5-oxoprolinase subunit B family protein: MAKSKYEVILSTLPETKNRVEVLFRQAGDGFIQIEYGREQRADILDSFRMLAVDELIKGKNIKGLIETLPGIRTNMIHFDPVEIPAEKIIDEIKDAEDSITSIEDMVIDSRIIHLPIAFEDSETKKAVEKYEKEVRPKAPNVINGYNLEYMAMCNGISVDEIKKTLLNTYWYNSGCGFWPGGGFFWAMDPRCAIVVPKYNPPRIWTPEGAVGIGGPCVFTYTTPTGGGYQLFGRTIPTFQLSMKHPQFKESPFLYRPSGDRIKFYEITEKELLNIYDHVHNKTDYKYEIEDGEIIVKDYLEFLKRDDVVKGTEEFQKKQEEGTKKAPRL, from the coding sequence ATGGCAAAAAGTAAATATGAAGTAATTTTATCCACCCTGCCTGAGACAAAAAATAGAGTAGAGGTACTTTTCAGGCAGGCGGGTGATGGTTTTATCCAAATTGAATATGGCAGGGAACAACGGGCAGATATATTGGATTCTTTTAGAATGCTTGCTGTAGATGAATTGATAAAAGGGAAAAATATAAAGGGGCTTATTGAAACCCTTCCTGGTATCAGAACAAATATGATACATTTTGATCCTGTGGAAATTCCAGCGGAAAAAATAATCGATGAAATAAAAGATGCAGAGGATTCCATAACGAGTATAGAGGATATGGTAATTGATTCAAGGATTATACACCTGCCTATTGCATTTGAGGATAGTGAAACAAAAAAAGCAGTGGAAAAGTATGAAAAGGAGGTTAGACCTAAAGCTCCAAATGTAATTAATGGTTATAATCTTGAGTACATGGCCATGTGTAATGGAATTTCAGTGGATGAGATTAAGAAAACATTGCTAAATACCTATTGGTATAACAGCGGTTGTGGATTTTGGCCTGGAGGTGGATTTTTCTGGGCCATGGATCCAAGGTGTGCCATTGTAGTTCCAAAGTATAACCCACCTAGAATTTGGACACCAGAGGGAGCAGTGGGAATTGGGGGACCATGTGTATTTACCTATACTACTCCTACTGGAGGAGGGTATCAACTCTTTGGAAGAACTATACCTACATTTCAGCTTAGCATGAAGCATCCTCAATTTAAGGAAAGTCCATTCTTATATAGGCCTTCAGGAGACAGAATTAAATTTTATGAAATTACAGAGAAAGAATTGTTGAACATATATGATCACGTCCACAATAAAACCGATTATAAATACGAAATTGAAGATGGTGAAATAATTGTTAAGGATTACCTTGAATTTTTAAAAAGAGACGATGTTGTAAAAGGCACTGAAGAATTTCAAAAGAAACAAGAAGAAGGTACAAAAAAAGCCCCTAGGCTTTAA
- a CDS encoding biotin-dependent carboxyltransferase family protein, which yields MIKIQNGGIEAIVEDWPGRLGYMGLGMAAAGAMDNLALQLGNLIVGNKIGEAGIEVAGGYFQAQFEEDMVIAVTGTDMNPTINDEKIKLWESFKVNKGDVLKFSHFGEFGFRCYICVAGGVDVPEYLGSKSTCVFGSYGGFEGRRLVPGDKIKVGKPLGELSSLEGRKLKSEIIPEYSRTWELRAIPGMNSVPDYVTEEGMDYLFSNEFKVSYSSNRSAYRISEIPSYFFSREDGGKGGSHPSNIVDHGYNMRGAINICGNTPIILIADGPTLGGYICVANIINADLWKIGQGTPSRDYIKLVYCTRDEAVQARIDRSKMLTENSLL from the coding sequence ATGATAAAAATACAAAATGGAGGAATAGAAGCTATTGTTGAGGATTGGCCGGGAAGATTAGGCTATATGGGACTTGGAATGGCAGCGGCAGGTGCTATGGATAATTTGGCACTTCAACTAGGAAATTTAATTGTGGGAAATAAAATAGGTGAAGCAGGAATAGAAGTTGCAGGAGGGTACTTTCAAGCGCAGTTTGAAGAGGATATGGTTATAGCTGTTACCGGTACGGATATGAATCCTACTATAAATGATGAAAAAATTAAGTTATGGGAATCTTTTAAAGTAAATAAAGGTGATGTATTAAAATTTTCTCACTTTGGAGAATTTGGATTCAGATGTTATATATGTGTTGCCGGAGGGGTTGACGTTCCAGAATATTTAGGAAGCAAATCTACCTGTGTTTTTGGTTCTTATGGAGGCTTTGAAGGTAGACGGCTGGTCCCTGGGGACAAAATTAAAGTTGGAAAACCACTGGGTGAACTTAGCAGCCTGGAAGGACGAAAGCTAAAATCAGAAATAATTCCAGAGTATTCAAGAACATGGGAATTAAGAGCTATTCCAGGAATGAATTCAGTGCCGGATTATGTAACAGAAGAAGGTATGGACTATTTATTCAGTAATGAATTTAAAGTTTCCTATAGTTCGAATCGTTCTGCATATAGAATTTCAGAGATACCATCTTACTTTTTCTCAAGAGAGGATGGTGGGAAAGGTGGAAGTCATCCTTCAAATATTGTTGATCATGGATATAATATGCGGGGAGCTATAAATATATGTGGAAATACTCCAATTATTTTAATTGCAGATGGTCCAACCCTTGGAGGATATATATGTGTTGCAAATATAATTAATGCAGATTTGTGGAAAATAGGACAGGGCACCCCATCTAGAGATTACATAAAATTAGTTTATTGTACTAGAGATGAAGCAGTGCAAGCGAGAATAGACAGAAGTAAGATGCTTACAGAAAATTCACTATTATAA
- a CDS encoding acetyl-CoA carboxylase biotin carboxyl carrier protein subunit, which yields MEKKVCAHMPGLVARVVVNEGDKVTKNQEVAVLNCMKVEIPVLASDDGVVKGILAKEWDEMEIGTPMVILEV from the coding sequence ATGGAAAAGAAAGTATGTGCTCATATGCCTGGACTTGTTGCCCGTGTAGTGGTTAATGAAGGAGATAAGGTTACAAAAAATCAGGAAGTTGCCGTGTTAAATTGCATGAAAGTAGAAATACCTGTACTTGCTAGTGATGATGGTGTAGTAAAAGGCATTTTGGCAAAAGAGTGGGATGAAATGGAAATAGGAACTCCTATGGTCATATTGGAGGTTTAA
- a CDS encoding acetyl-CoA carboxylase biotin carboxylase subunit, with product MFKKLLIANRGEIVNRIINTCEKMGIKTVVIYSEADKNATYIKRADEAYNIGPANPMKSYLNIDEIVKVLKISNADAVHPGYGFLSENSSFANVISELGASWIGPSPKILEEIESKCYCREIANDVGVPVVPGSDKLVSSVDEILDIANSIGYPILLKLDKSGGGKGIEIAENGNDIKNIFERLCRVGTLAFASSDCYVEKAIKNPRHIEIQFIMDQFGKCVCLGERECSIQRRYQKIIEESPSPVVTQEDRERLYDYTKKLASKMQYKGAGTMEFIRDESGKFYFIEVNARLQVEHPVSEFVTGVDIVENQIRIACGEEISFTQDDIKLNGHSIECRIYAEDPVKFIPSPGTIEDISFPTIDSKHLRIEHALEKGSVVPPYYDPMLAKVISWGQNRDEAIRILVQALNDFKIEGIKTNISINLNILKNQKYISGDFDTSFISSMNAVESVEV from the coding sequence ATGTTTAAGAAACTTCTTATAGCAAATAGAGGAGAAATTGTAAATAGAATAATAAATACTTGCGAAAAAATGGGTATAAAAACTGTAGTTATATATTCCGAAGCGGATAAAAATGCCACGTATATAAAGAGGGCAGATGAAGCCTATAATATTGGACCGGCTAATCCAATGAAAAGTTATCTAAATATTGATGAAATAGTTAAAGTGCTAAAAATATCAAATGCGGATGCAGTTCATCCCGGGTATGGTTTTCTGTCGGAGAACAGTTCCTTTGCAAATGTTATTTCAGAACTTGGTGCAAGCTGGATTGGACCATCTCCTAAAATACTTGAGGAAATAGAATCCAAATGTTATTGCAGAGAAATTGCCAATGATGTGGGGGTACCTGTAGTTCCAGGTTCTGATAAGCTTGTAAGTAGCGTTGATGAAATATTAGATATAGCAAATTCTATAGGGTATCCTATTCTTTTAAAATTGGATAAGAGCGGCGGAGGAAAGGGAATAGAAATTGCTGAAAATGGCAATGACATAAAAAATATATTTGAACGTCTTTGTCGAGTTGGAACTCTTGCCTTTGCATCTTCTGACTGCTATGTAGAAAAAGCTATAAAAAATCCAAGGCATATTGAAATACAATTTATCATGGACCAATTTGGAAAATGTGTGTGTCTAGGTGAAAGAGAATGTTCTATTCAAAGAAGATACCAAAAAATTATTGAAGAATCTCCTTCGCCGGTTGTAACACAAGAAGATAGAGAAAGACTATATGATTATACTAAAAAATTAGCATCTAAAATGCAATACAAAGGCGCAGGTACAATGGAATTTATAAGGGATGAAAGTGGGAAGTTCTATTTTATTGAAGTAAATGCAAGGCTTCAAGTAGAACATCCTGTAAGTGAATTTGTAACAGGTGTAGATATAGTAGAAAATCAAATTAGGATTGCCTGTGGAGAAGAAATTAGTTTTACTCAAGACGATATAAAGCTTAATGGTCATTCTATTGAATGTAGAATATATGCAGAAGATCCCGTGAAATTTATACCTTCTCCAGGAACAATTGAAGACATAAGTTTTCCAACTATTGATTCTAAGCATTTAAGAATTGAGCATGCACTTGAAAAAGGAAGCGTAGTTCCCCCTTATTATGATCCAATGCTGGCTAAGGTAATTTCATGGGGACAAAATAGAGATGAGGCTATTAGGATATTAGTACAAGCTCTAAATGATTTCAAAATTGAAGGTATTAAAACAAATATATCTATAAATTTAAATATATTAAAAAATCAGAAGTATATTTCAGGTGATTTTGATACTTCATTCATATCTAGTATGAATGCGGTTGAATCGGTGGAGGTATGA
- a CDS encoding 5-oxoprolinase subunit PxpA, whose product MKIDINVDMGESFGRYTLGNDEEVMKYITSANIAAGFHAGDSLVMEKTIQFAKKYNVAVGAHVGLNDKQGFGRREINLTPEELRADVIYQLGALDGFLKVNNLKMQHIKPHGILYRMVSEYEKYVDCFLDTVKEYNPELYVVLPENTIAFGRGKQKELKMVSEMLVDLDYDDSGNWVLERTKKARSPKEVAERALMVAKDKKIETVTGKLIKADAITVCVHGDSPNAVEVVKEIKEVLISNGVELSSISNIYV is encoded by the coding sequence ATGAAAATAGATATAAATGTTGATATGGGGGAAAGTTTTGGTAGATACACCTTGGGCAATGATGAGGAAGTTATGAAGTATATAACCTCTGCTAATATAGCTGCGGGATTTCATGCAGGAGATTCTTTAGTAATGGAAAAGACAATACAATTTGCTAAAAAATACAATGTCGCAGTTGGTGCACATGTGGGGCTTAATGACAAACAGGGCTTTGGCAGAAGAGAAATTAATTTGACTCCAGAAGAATTGAGGGCAGATGTCATCTATCAACTTGGGGCTTTAGATGGTTTTCTAAAAGTAAATAATTTAAAGATGCAGCATATTAAGCCTCATGGGATATTGTATCGTATGGTTTCTGAATATGAGAAATATGTAGATTGTTTTTTAGATACAGTTAAAGAGTATAATCCAGAGCTTTATGTTGTACTTCCCGAAAATACCATTGCCTTTGGAAGGGGAAAGCAAAAAGAACTTAAAATGGTTTCAGAAATGCTGGTTGATTTAGATTATGATGATTCTGGTAATTGGGTACTTGAGAGAACTAAAAAAGCTCGCTCTCCTAAAGAAGTTGCAGAGAGGGCACTTATGGTAGCTAAAGATAAGAAAATTGAAACCGTAACTGGCAAGCTTATAAAGGCTGATGCAATCACAGTATGTGTCCACGGCGATTCTCCCAATGCTGTTGAAGTAGTGAAGGAAATTAAAGAAGTGTTGATATCAAATGGCGTAGAATTAAGTAGTATATCAAATATATATGTTTAA
- a CDS encoding DUF1097 domain-containing protein, producing the protein MKPKIPIEIVVAVLAALSCLVSLPGLGFPVWALFIGWAWYFALGATPSTMKSIYPSMLPGALLAVLCIFLINGFGKIMPSMPAMMIAVLITVFLLMVCLKIPYTNCSLSAFNAYSTTFAVFYGGFFPKTGVQSYDILMALVWALIGNALGPVFGYLSIVLTIPVKDKQ; encoded by the coding sequence ATGAAGCCAAAAATTCCTATAGAAATTGTAGTTGCTGTACTTGCTGCTCTTTCCTGTTTAGTTTCATTGCCTGGACTAGGATTTCCAGTATGGGCACTGTTTATAGGATGGGCCTGGTATTTTGCTTTAGGTGCAACCCCCTCTACTATGAAGAGTATATATCCTTCAATGTTACCAGGGGCCTTGCTGGCAGTACTTTGCATATTCCTTATTAATGGCTTTGGAAAGATTATGCCATCAATGCCGGCAATGATGATAGCAGTACTTATAACTGTATTTTTACTTATGGTTTGTTTGAAAATTCCTTATACCAATTGTTCTCTGTCTGCATTTAATGCATATTCAACTACATTTGCAGTATTTTATGGAGGATTTTTCCCAAAGACGGGAGTACAGAGTTATGATATTTTGATGGCTTTAGTATGGGCATTAATTGGTAATGCATTAGGGCCTGTTTTCGGATACTTAAGTATAGTTCTTACAATACCAGTTAAAGATAAACAATAA
- a CDS encoding alpha/beta hydrolase, which yields MSNHLEGKFSTFDGIELFYTKDVVDCARAVVVIVHGLCEHSGRYGYFTEKLNQFNYTVYRFDNRGHGKSEGERGYVEDFQYFFQDADKVVNMAQEENKEIPVFMFGHSMGGFITAGYGMKYKNKLKGQILSGAAVLEPPAFKSLKENDYFEKNPREKSPNLLAKLMCRDKVVIEDYNNDPLVLRETNIKLLGESFIKGSKWIGENVKSYEYPCLILHGEKDRIVRKEESEWLFNNISSKDKSIKIYPECYHEILSEKDQKENVIEDIHKWIEKRI from the coding sequence ATGTCAAATCATTTAGAAGGAAAATTTAGCACATTTGATGGCATTGAGTTATTTTATACTAAAGATGTAGTGGATTGTGCCAGGGCAGTAGTTGTAATAGTGCATGGACTTTGTGAACATTCAGGGAGATATGGGTATTTTACAGAAAAGTTAAATCAATTTAACTATACCGTTTACAGGTTTGATAATAGAGGACATGGAAAATCCGAAGGAGAAAGAGGATATGTAGAAGATTTTCAGTATTTCTTTCAGGATGCTGATAAAGTGGTAAACATGGCTCAAGAAGAAAATAAAGAAATTCCTGTTTTTATGTTCGGTCATAGTATGGGAGGATTTATTACAGCAGGTTATGGAATGAAATATAAAAATAAATTAAAAGGCCAAATATTATCAGGAGCTGCAGTTTTAGAACCTCCAGCTTTTAAAAGCTTAAAAGAGAATGATTATTTTGAAAAAAATCCAAGGGAAAAATCTCCTAATCTTTTAGCCAAACTCATGTGTAGAGATAAAGTGGTGATTGAAGATTATAATAATGATCCTCTCGTATTAAGGGAAACTAATATAAAACTCTTGGGAGAATCATTTATAAAGGGATCTAAATGGATTGGAGAAAATGTAAAAAGTTATGAGTATCCTTGTCTTATTCTTCATGGGGAAAAGGATAGAATAGTTAGAAAAGAAGAATCTGAATGGCTTTTTAACAATATAAGTTCAAAAGATAAGTCTATAAAAATATATCCTGAATGTTATCATGAAATATTAAGTGAAAAAGATCAAAAAGAAAATGTTATAGAAGATATACATAAATGGATTGAAAAAAGAATTTAG
- a CDS encoding YdbC family protein, giving the protein MADIKYDIRETIGMISESPKGWKKELNLISWNNNAPKFDIRDWSPEHTKMGKGITLTNEELKKLKNILNEMKL; this is encoded by the coding sequence ATGGCAGATATAAAATATGATATAAGAGAAACTATAGGAATGATTTCAGAATCACCAAAGGGATGGAAAAAAGAATTGAACTTAATCAGTTGGAATAATAATGCTCCTAAATTTGATATTAGAGATTGGTCACCTGAACATACAAAAATGGGTAAGGGTATTACTTTAACAAATGAGGAATTAAAAAAGCTAAAAAATATACTAAATGAAATGAAATTATAG
- a CDS encoding beta-class carbonic anhydrase, whose product MNKLQQILDYNRCFVENKKYNKYTTSKHPDKKLVILSCMDTRLTELLPKALNFKNGDVKLIKNAGASVMHPFGSIMRSIVVAVYEFQADEVLVIGHHDCGMSNLNSDKILEQAVKRGIAQDVIITLSDAGIDIKKWLQGFNSVEESVKESVSLIKKHPLIPGDIKIHGLIMDPETGKLEVIVNGY is encoded by the coding sequence ATGAATAAATTACAGCAAATATTGGATTATAATCGTTGTTTTGTAGAGAATAAAAAATATAATAAATATACTACCTCTAAACATCCGGATAAAAAGTTGGTGATTTTATCGTGTATGGATACTAGGTTAACAGAGCTTCTTCCAAAGGCGTTGAATTTTAAAAATGGGGATGTGAAACTTATTAAGAATGCCGGTGCTTCTGTGATGCATCCCTTTGGCAGTATAATGAGAAGCATTGTAGTTGCTGTATATGAATTTCAGGCAGATGAAGTTCTGGTAATTGGTCACCATGATTGTGGTATGAGTAATTTAAATTCAGATAAAATTTTAGAACAGGCCGTAAAGCGGGGAATTGCCCAAGATGTGATAATAACTTTATCTGATGCTGGCATTGATATAAAAAAATGGCTGCAAGGGTTTAATTCTGTAGAAGAATCTGTAAAAGAAAGTGTGAGTTTAATAAAAAAGCATCCTTTAATTCCAGGAGATATAAAAATTCATGGGTTAATAATGGATCCCGAAACAGGAAAATTAGAAGTTATTGTTAATGGATATTAA
- the tlp gene encoding small acid-soluble spore protein Tlp produces MKNKPDDRTNNVDRIQNNISNNIKNINLAEEMIEKTDDEKMEKTLIEKNERRKKSLNSMRAEIKDEAIDKKNGYQ; encoded by the coding sequence ATGAAGAATAAGCCAGATGACAGAACAAATAACGTAGATAGAATTCAGAACAATATCAGTAATAATATTAAAAATATCAATCTTGCAGAAGAAATGATTGAAAAAACAGATGATGAAAAAATGGAAAAAACACTAATAGAAAAGAATGAAAGAAGGAAAAAATCTCTTAATTCCATGAGAGCAGAAATTAAAGATGAAGCAATAGACAAAAAAAATGGATATCAGTAA
- a CDS encoding L,D-transpeptidase family protein, translating into MEIVDRRNKIVAKMTIFICALLIVYLFASVYFIKHLYFGSKINGRNVSGKTVEEIKKQMTSELNTYILNIKERNGKKEQIKASDINLKYKSDEQFQDFKDEQNPFKWVLSFLNTKSSNMTAEVLYNKEQLTKQVDNLSCFTSSDIIEPKEPSFKYVGNSFVIIDQVKGNKVDKDILLKCASDAVSKMEPTIDLESANCYITPKYTSKSKNVIKARDVLNKYVASKVTYTFGDSKEILDGSTINKWFIIDDNFNVTLDEEKVKEYVKSLANTYNTVGKTRSFHTSSGNTLNVSGGTYGWQININKEVQDLIEVIKQGQTVTKEPAYNQTAVSHSSNDIGNTYVEIDMGNQHMWFYKNGSLIVEGDVVTGNVSLNTATPGGIYKLEYKEKNATLKGQDYNSPVSFWMPFNGGIGIHDASWRSVFGGEIYKTNGSHGCVNSPYGLAQTIFRNIDVGTPIVCYY; encoded by the coding sequence ATGGAAATTGTAGATAGGCGCAATAAAATTGTCGCAAAGATGACAATTTTTATTTGCGCTTTACTTATCGTATATTTATTTGCGTCAGTGTATTTTATAAAGCATTTATATTTTGGTTCTAAGATTAACGGTAGAAATGTATCAGGCAAAACGGTGGAAGAAATTAAGAAACAAATGACATCAGAGCTGAATACATATATTTTGAATATAAAAGAAAGAAACGGTAAAAAAGAACAAATAAAAGCAAGTGATATTAATTTAAAGTATAAATCAGATGAACAATTTCAGGATTTTAAAGATGAACAGAATCCTTTTAAATGGGTCTTATCATTTTTAAATACAAAGAGTTCTAATATGACAGCTGAGGTTTTATACAATAAAGAACAGTTAACAAAACAGGTGGACAATCTATCTTGTTTTACGTCCAGCGATATAATTGAGCCTAAAGAGCCTAGTTTTAAATATGTAGGTAATTCCTTTGTTATTATAGATCAAGTAAAAGGCAATAAGGTAGATAAAGATATTCTACTAAAATGTGCATCAGATGCCGTATCTAAAATGGAGCCTACAATAGATTTAGAATCTGCCAATTGTTACATAACTCCAAAGTATACTTCAAAATCTAAAAATGTTATAAAAGCTAGGGATGTGCTCAATAAATATGTGGCTTCAAAAGTTACATATACTTTTGGAGATAGTAAAGAAATTTTAGATGGTTCAACAATTAATAAGTGGTTTATAATTGATGACAATTTTAATGTTACACTTGATGAGGAAAAAGTAAAAGAATATGTAAAATCACTTGCTAATACTTATAATACCGTTGGTAAAACGCGAAGTTTCCATACATCATCAGGAAACACTTTAAATGTTAGTGGTGGTACCTATGGTTGGCAAATTAATATTAATAAAGAAGTACAGGATTTAATTGAGGTAATAAAACAAGGACAAACTGTAACAAAAGAACCAGCATACAATCAAACTGCAGTTTCCCACAGCAGCAATGATATTGGAAATACATATGTAGAAATAGATATGGGAAATCAACATATGTGGTTTTATAAAAATGGTTCACTGATAGTAGAAGGAGATGTTGTTACAGGTAATGTAAGTTTAAATACTGCAACACCTGGAGGAATTTACAAATTAGAATATAAAGAAAAAAACGCTACTTTAAAGGGGCAGGATTATAACTCTCCTGTTAGTTTCTGGATGCCATTTAATGGAGGCATTGGGATTCACGATGCAAGTTGGAGGAGTGTATTTGGAGGGGAAATTTACAAGACAAATGGTTCTCATGGGTGTGTAAACTCACCATATGGTTTAGCACAGACAATATTTCGTAATATTGACGTAGGTACTCCTATTGTATGCTATTATTAG
- a CDS encoding protein-glutamine gamma-glutamyltransferase produces MIKISNSNFDINSIIAQYKDNSIERYILNELSSSSQTYYYNSLEELKLELDLRKNIVDASIKLSMSKFRFRTFRKSICNPEYWERTKQGGFLLKEGIKASAAIDDIYKNSSKYGTECATAIVIVYYRGCLSSFREKIFDSTFKHIYLMDWQNTDENLSLDVLTDVDVYLPGDCRYFKNPEVNPITPEWQGENVIVLGNGKYYGHGIGIKNADEIIAALNKRRIIGATHSAYLLDSVTRPNFKQLADIYFNASSRTDKISSIKTSQTW; encoded by the coding sequence ATGATTAAAATTTCAAACAGTAATTTTGATATAAATTCAATAATAGCTCAATATAAAGATAACAGCATAGAAAGATATATTCTTAATGAACTTTCCTCAAGCAGCCAAACTTATTATTATAATTCCCTGGAAGAATTGAAATTGGAACTGGATCTAAGAAAAAATATTGTAGATGCATCTATAAAATTAAGTATGAGTAAGTTTCGTTTTCGTACTTTTCGTAAATCAATATGCAACCCAGAGTACTGGGAAAGGACAAAACAAGGTGGTTTTCTATTGAAGGAAGGAATAAAAGCCTCTGCTGCCATTGATGACATCTATAAAAACAGCAGTAAATATGGTACAGAATGTGCTACAGCAATAGTCATAGTATATTACAGAGGTTGTCTTAGCTCTTTCCGCGAAAAAATTTTTGACTCCACTTTTAAACATATATATTTAATGGATTGGCAGAACACAGATGAAAATCTTTCCTTAGATGTTCTTACTGATGTGGATGTTTATTTACCAGGAGATTGCAGATACTTTAAAAATCCTGAAGTGAATCCTATAACTCCAGAATGGCAAGGTGAAAATGTAATTGTACTGGGAAACGGGAAATATTATGGCCATGGAATAGGCATAAAAAATGCAGATGAAATAATTGCAGCATTAAACAAACGTCGAATTATAGGAGCAACACATTCAGCATACCTATTAGATTCTGTTACAAGACCAAACTTCAAACAATTAGCGGATATTTATTTTAATGCATCTTCAAGAACTGATAAAATATCCTCTATCAAAACAAGCCAGACGTGGTAG